A window of the Cryptococcus neoformans var. neoformans B-3501A chromosome 9, whole genome shotgun sequence genome harbors these coding sequences:
- a CDS encoding hypothetical protein (Match to EST gb|CF191902.1|CF191902) — MADTTKYGNAVEFDVDLHSIYAAYIGLFESTNTDWWEKSWGGYFVSFNEFLGFGWEVMVVVDSETGKPHVAVRREQIALFARMIRTRFGESLSKDPPTTLPLNPVPTRNLALRRLVTVRDLSGYRKLAASLPAAELSYLRSRVRSGEATVIEQLFYAGGSSGERETGGVGVRDNGVGYTFACVKTNWWEKGGPPYGLIPGQGRTHSGSTGQGSNKGLVLEIGLAVLRCANLRALGVWPPVPADNYRKSHYVVEEWVDKRANHNPPTFPRAYAFGQSEFVAEKRVETILDATLNALASQENDGHANALILLTVGEPVPLPLPSSSTLPNNVLQFDVLALEYNFLRRAQAQGIPGTPDRQQPLTSLASLLQTLQIPVQPFAPIGNAGNDAYYTLLAFQKLVMGETRLPDILFSQPGPYASMQFPLSPRSSVALPFPQYPAVALPVPVMPAAAGDSRRSSTSSNRPGSGFVQPSLPPSSSDRTQGGRYASETSTRRRPISIGDPLNIYTDSSNRTSSDLRTPNGLAQDGNSGIGSQRGKRMSVVRSQTVFWDDAAYADSNSVRGAELKTPLPNGLTGESTSYVQEQRSRAREGPPLSRSAGKSTWLGSQGRSISYDVAGSAGGMSGTSSAANSPIDKPSGSLSNINLPHTGMKPSGLSSTSLQRDTNEGAYSSGTGSTGNTKPSPGSSGEVQGMGHRVRYSTGSIQAVDEVKNGAKNGKEKKKGKGPKDLAGAIAKFWIG; from the exons ATGGCTGACACAACAAAATATGGTAACGCGGTCGAATTTGATGTCGACCTGCACTCTATCTATGCTGCATATAT AGGTCTTTTCGAATCGACAAATACTGATTGGTGGGAGAAGTCATGGGGAGGGTACTTTGTGTCTTTTAACGAATTCCTGGGATTTGGCTGGGAAGTGATGG TTGTCGTAGATAGTGAAACGGGTAAGCCTCATGTGGCTGTGAGGAGGGAGCAGATTGCACTGTTCGCCAGGATGATTCGGACTCG CTTTGGCGAGTCACTCTCCAAAGACCCACCGACAACCTTGCCTCTCAACCCCGTTCCGACTCGCAACCTAGCCCTTCGCCGTCTCGTCACCGTTCGAGATCTCAGCGGCTACCGCAAACTTGCAGCTTCACTTCCGGCGGCTGAGCTGTCCTATCTTCGTTCACGGGTACGCTCCGGCGAAGCTACAGTCATAGAACAACTCTTCTACGCAGGCGGGTCCagtggagaaagagaaacagGAGGTGTGGGCGTCCGCGACAATGGTGTAGGGTATACATTTGCATGTGTCAAGACAAATTGGTGGGAGAAAGGGGGTCCGCCATATGGATTGATACCTGGGCAAGGCCGTACACACTCTGGAAGCACAGGACAGGGAAGTAACAAGGGGCTCGTATTGGAGATTGGGCTTGCAGTGTTGAGATGCGCAAATCTTCGGGCGCTG GGCGTCTGGCCGCCGGTCCCAGCTGATAATTACCGCAAATCGCATTATGTCGTCGAAGAATGGGTCGACAAG CGTGCGAATCACAACCCACCAACGTTTCCAAGGGCTTATGCCTTCGGTCAGAGCGAGTTTGTGGCCGAGAAAAGGGTAGAGACTATCTTAGA TGCGACTCTCAACGCTCTTGCTTCGCAGGAGAATGACGGCCACGCCAATGCCCTTATCTTGTTGACAGTCGGTGAACCGGTTCCTCTTCCGTTGCCCAGCTCTTCGACCTTACCCAACAACGTTTTGCAATTTGATGTCCTTGCTCTCGAATACAATTTTTTGCGGCGAGCACAGGCTCAAGGAATACCTGGCACTCCAGATAGACAACAACCTCTCACATCCCTCGCCTCTCTTTTACAAACCCTTCAAATTCCTGTCCAACCTTTTGCGCCTATCGGCAACGCTGGCAATGACGCGTACTACACTCTTCTCGCGTTTCAAAAGCTTGTGATGGGTGAAACACGTCTTCCAgacatcctcttcagccAGCCAGGTCCCTATGCGTCGATGCAATTCCCACTGTCTCCCCGCAGCTCGGTTGCCTTACCCTTTCCCCAGTATCCTGCTGTGGCTCTGCCTGTTCCTGTCATGCCCGCTGCTGCAGGTGATTCTCGTCGAAGTTCGACTTCATCAAACCGCCCAGGATCAGGATTTGTACAACCCTCTTTAcctccatcctcgtccGATCGCACCCAAGGAGGCCGATATGCTAGTGAAACTTCGACCCGACGACGCCCTATTTCCATTGGTGATCCTCTCAATATATACACGGATTCTTCTAACCGTACTTCTAGCGATCTGAGAACGCCTAACGGGTTAGCGCAAGACGGCAATTCAGGTATTGGCTCGCAACGAGGGAAGCGAATGTCAGTCGTGCGATCTCAGACTGTCTTCTGGGACGATGCAGCCTACGCAGACTCAAATTCTGTTCGAGGCGCGGAGCTCAAGACTCCGTTGCCTAACGGGTTGACCGGGGAGTCGACATCGTATGTGCAAGAACAACGATCTAGAGCGCGAGAGGGACCGCCATTATCAAGGAGTGCAGGTAAAAGCACATGGCTGGGTAGTCAAGGGAGGAGTATTTCATATGATGTTGCAGGCTCTGCCGGTGGAATGAGTGGTACATCTAGTGCCGCCAATTCACCAATTGACAAACCGTCGGGATCCTTGTCGAACATCAACCTACCACATACCGGCATGAAACCGTCTGGACTTTCGAGTACCAGCTTACAGAGGGATACGAATGAGGGTGCCTACTCGTCTGGAACAGGTAGCACTGGCAATACCAAACCCAGTCCGGGCTCAAGCGGGGAAGTTCAAGGTATGGGGCATCGAGTAAGATACAGTACGGGTTCAATCCAAGCTGTAGATGAGGTAAAGAATGGAGcgaagaatgggaaagagaaaaagaagggcaagggtCCGAAAGATTTGGCTGGCGCGATTGCCAAATTTTGGATTGGCTAG